The Streptomyces sp. P9-A4 genome contains a region encoding:
- a CDS encoding protein kinase domain-containing protein produces the protein MTVIAGRYRLLDVLAEGVTGTVWRALDETDGHEVALKEFRAPDGLPADEAPLLFARRERAARAAARISHPSVVRTLGVATEDGRPWVVTELVRGLTLAETLEAAGPLSPREAARVGAEVLGALRAAREAGVAHRGVGPGHVLLANDGRIVVTGFGTAPEDEPGPEGDLRALGELLDAAAGAPPSGGPARRTPADDEREALGAVMEGLRRPDTGHPLTADHVERELRRVAAGGARVARAEPYAAEGGAGTSADGGGNGRRARDGDEGDGGGRAGGGGKASTPEAGAAASRVTGAPRRGPVLVAGLLGALLIAGALTYHLVVDDDGPGTGPGPGGVTSTAPAGPGATDGVGGGTATPRS, from the coding sequence ATGACGGTGATCGCGGGTCGTTACCGGCTTCTGGACGTCCTCGCCGAGGGGGTGACCGGCACCGTCTGGCGCGCCCTGGACGAGACGGACGGCCACGAGGTGGCCCTCAAGGAGTTCCGGGCCCCGGACGGGCTCCCCGCCGACGAGGCACCCCTGCTGTTCGCTCGGCGGGAGCGCGCGGCGCGGGCCGCCGCCCGGATCTCCCACCCCTCCGTCGTACGGACCCTCGGTGTGGCCACCGAGGACGGCCGGCCGTGGGTCGTGACGGAGCTGGTGCGGGGACTCACCCTCGCCGAGACGCTGGAGGCGGCCGGCCCGCTGTCCCCGCGCGAGGCCGCACGCGTCGGCGCGGAGGTGCTCGGAGCCCTGCGGGCGGCGCGCGAGGCGGGTGTGGCGCACCGGGGCGTGGGGCCGGGGCACGTCCTCCTCGCCAACGACGGGCGGATCGTGGTGACCGGCTTCGGCACCGCCCCCGAGGACGAACCGGGGCCGGAGGGGGACCTGCGCGCCCTGGGGGAACTCCTCGACGCGGCGGCCGGGGCACCGCCGTCGGGCGGCCCGGCCCGCCGGACCCCGGCGGACGACGAGCGCGAAGCACTCGGTGCCGTGATGGAGGGACTGCGGCGCCCCGACACCGGACACCCTCTGACGGCGGACCATGTCGAGCGGGAGCTGCGCCGGGTGGCGGCGGGCGGGGCCCGGGTCGCACGGGCGGAGCCGTACGCGGCGGAGGGCGGGGCCGGCACCTCGGCCGACGGCGGCGGGAACGGGCGCCGGGCGCGGGACGGCGACGAGGGGGACGGCGGAGGCCGGGCGGGTGGGGGCGGCAAGGCCTCGACGCCGGAGGCGGGTGCGGCGGCGTCCCGCGTGACCGGCGCGCCCCGCCGGGGGCCCGTGCTCGTCGCCGGGCTGCTCGGCGCACTGCTGATCGCGGGGGCCCTGACGTATCACCTGGTGGTGGACGACGACGGCCCCGGCACCGGGCCCGGTCCGGGCGGTGTGACGAGCACCGCTCCGGCCGGTCCCGGCGCCACTGACGGCGTGGGCGGCGGTACCGCTACACCGCGTTCCTGA
- a CDS encoding SGNH/GDSL hydrolase family protein yields the protein MRLPRFTALSSALLLGAVLALTGAGAAQAAGTAALDYVALGDSYSSGVGSGSYDSASGDCKRSTKAYPVLWKNANAPSSFAFTACSGARTGDVTANQLGPLSAATDLVSITIGGNDAGFADVMTTCVLQSEATCIDRVNQARSYVDSTLPGKLDAVYTAIRNKAPSAHVVVLGYPRFYQLGGSCIAGLSENERTAINGASDYLNAAVAKRAANHGYTYSSVVPAFTGHEICSSSSWLHSVNWLNIGESYHPTAAGQSGGYLPSFRNAV from the coding sequence ATGAGACTGCCCCGCTTTACCGCCCTTTCCTCCGCGCTCCTGCTCGGAGCCGTCCTCGCCCTCACCGGGGCGGGCGCCGCTCAGGCCGCCGGGACCGCCGCACTCGACTACGTGGCCCTGGGGGACTCGTACTCCTCCGGTGTCGGCTCGGGGAGTTACGACAGCGCCAGCGGCGACTGCAAGCGCTCCACGAAGGCGTACCCGGTGCTGTGGAAGAACGCGAACGCCCCCTCCTCGTTCGCCTTCACCGCCTGCTCGGGCGCCCGAACGGGTGATGTGACCGCGAATCAGCTCGGCCCCCTCTCGGCCGCCACAGACCTGGTCTCCATCACGATCGGGGGAAATGACGCCGGTTTCGCCGACGTCATGACGACCTGTGTGCTTCAGTCCGAGGCCACCTGTATCGACCGTGTGAATCAGGCCAGGAGTTACGTGGACAGCACGCTCCCCGGGAAGCTCGACGCCGTCTACACCGCGATCCGGAACAAGGCGCCCTCCGCCCATGTCGTCGTCCTCGGCTACCCGCGCTTCTACCAGCTGGGCGGCAGCTGCATCGCCGGCCTGAGCGAGAATGAGCGCACCGCCATCAACGGCGCCTCCGACTACCTCAACGCCGCCGTCGCCAAGCGCGCCGCCAACCACGGCTACACCTACTCCAGCGTGGTCCCGGCCTTCACCGGCCACGAGATCTGCTCCAGCTCCTCGTGGCTGCACAGCGTCAACTGGCTCAACATCGGGGAGTCCTACCACCCGACCGCGGCCGGACAGTCCGGCGGCTACCTGCCGAGCTTCAGGAACGCGGTGTAG
- a CDS encoding glycosyltransferase family 2 protein, with amino-acid sequence MSSFLRPTATGQELTEPSRIAAQYRAITSHLAITPPVSVVIPAMNEAENLPYVFKTLPEWIHEVVLVDGNSTDATVDVARELRPDVKVVKQVGKGKGDALISGFAACTGDIIVMVDADGSADGQEIVSYVSALVGGADFAKGSRFANGGGTDDMTTIRRLGNWALCTLVNRKFGARYTDLCYGYNAFWRHCLDKITLDCTGFEIETLINIRVVTAGLKVQEVPSHEYNRIHGVSNLNAVRDGIRVLKVILKEKAISKAARRRPAPFSVNVPRGEAS; translated from the coding sequence ATGAGCTCGTTCCTGCGCCCGACCGCCACGGGCCAAGAATTGACCGAGCCGAGCCGAATAGCCGCCCAGTACCGCGCGATCACCTCGCATTTGGCGATCACTCCGCCGGTGAGCGTCGTCATTCCCGCGATGAACGAGGCCGAAAATCTTCCGTACGTCTTCAAGACGCTGCCGGAATGGATACACGAAGTCGTCCTCGTCGACGGAAATTCCACCGATGCCACGGTCGACGTCGCCCGTGAACTCCGGCCCGACGTGAAGGTCGTCAAGCAGGTCGGCAAGGGCAAGGGCGACGCGCTGATCAGCGGATTCGCCGCCTGCACCGGCGACATCATCGTCATGGTCGACGCGGACGGCTCCGCCGACGGCCAGGAGATCGTCTCCTATGTCTCCGCCCTCGTCGGCGGCGCCGACTTCGCCAAGGGCTCCCGGTTCGCCAACGGCGGCGGTACGGACGACATGACGACCATCCGCCGACTGGGCAACTGGGCTCTCTGCACCCTCGTCAACCGGAAGTTCGGCGCCCGGTACACCGACCTCTGCTACGGCTACAACGCCTTCTGGCGCCACTGCCTCGACAAGATCACCCTCGACTGCACCGGGTTCGAGATCGAGACCCTCATCAACATCCGGGTCGTCACCGCGGGCCTCAAGGTGCAGGAGGTGCCCAGCCACGAGTACAACCGCATCCACGGCGTCAGCAACCTCAACGCCGTCCGTGACGGCATCCGGGTCCTCAAGGTCATCCTCAAGGAGAAGGCCATCAGCAAGGCGGCCCGCCGCCGGCCCGCGCCGTTCTCGGTGAACGTCCCCCGGGGAGAGGCGTCTTGA
- a CDS encoding polysaccharide deacetylase family protein, whose protein sequence is MYHAVSLDPAPAALGLSVTPEAFAAQMGVVAERGFTPLTTAGLAAAWRSGAPLPARPLLVTFDDGYEGVHRYALPVLAAHSFASTVFVSTGWLPGKHGTGGALDTMLDWAQVRELADARTEIGGHSHTHPQLDQLDARRLRFETLRCREIVAEEVGTAPASFAYPYGYSSRRVRRTVREAGFTQALAVGNALARRCQGPYALERVTVRRSTGLAEFTRLVEGRSVAWNFAADRAMTKGYALARRARGAVRGHWI, encoded by the coding sequence ATGTACCACGCCGTCTCCCTCGACCCCGCGCCCGCCGCCCTCGGGCTCTCCGTCACCCCCGAGGCCTTCGCCGCGCAGATGGGGGTCGTCGCCGAGCGCGGGTTCACCCCGCTGACCACCGCCGGGCTCGCCGCCGCCTGGCGTTCCGGGGCGCCGTTGCCCGCGCGCCCGCTGCTCGTCACCTTCGACGACGGGTACGAGGGCGTGCACCGGTACGCCCTGCCGGTGCTCGCCGCGCACTCCTTCGCGAGCACCGTCTTCGTCTCCACCGGCTGGCTGCCCGGAAAGCACGGGACCGGTGGCGCCCTCGACACCATGCTCGACTGGGCGCAGGTGCGCGAACTCGCCGACGCGCGGACCGAGATCGGCGGGCACAGCCACACCCACCCGCAGCTCGACCAGCTCGACGCGCGCCGGCTCCGGTTCGAGACGCTGCGCTGCCGGGAGATCGTGGCCGAGGAAGTCGGCACCGCGCCCGCCTCGTTCGCGTACCCCTACGGCTACTCCAGCCGCCGGGTCCGCCGTACCGTCCGGGAGGCGGGTTTCACCCAGGCGCTCGCCGTCGGCAACGCGCTGGCCAGGCGCTGCCAGGGCCCGTACGCCCTGGAGCGGGTGACGGTGCGCCGGTCCACCGGCCTCGCGGAGTTCACCCGGCTCGTCGAGGGCCGGTCGGTCGCGTGGAACTTCGCCGCCGACCGGGCCATGACGAAGGGGTACGCGCTCGCCCGACGCGCCCGGGGCGCGGTCCGGGGCCACTGGATCTGA
- a CDS encoding DUF5925 domain-containing protein has protein sequence MGAMADTPPAPSEPQRSLPIRLNIDDSDSPSDVVDALFLGRFATGEQPHSHSTTLDRVKPDATLLPAGATVLRAAKDDDRSAQLSEGEGWTLLVSRWNRGADVTVTATDADLAQRVLKEATEGAKDEPEPQPENVTMGFWYVSPRRGPHRTTRQISAGTWDEVRPNYSAPVAESMDRLMKVTPDSIAGRLLLLHGPPGTGKTSALRTLARSWRDWCQVDCVLDPERLFNDVGYLMDIAIGEDEGTAKGRWRLLLLEDCDELIRGEAKHTAGQALSRLLNLTDGLLGQGRNVLVGVTTNEDLERLHPAVVRPGRCLARIEVGPLSRSESVEWLGRSEDVPREGATLAELFALRRGTPSTELPEPRTAGAGLYL, from the coding sequence ATGGGCGCCATGGCTGACACCCCACCGGCACCGTCCGAGCCGCAGCGCTCGCTGCCGATCCGGCTGAACATCGACGACAGCGACTCCCCTTCGGACGTCGTCGACGCGCTGTTCCTCGGCCGCTTCGCGACCGGGGAGCAGCCGCACTCGCACAGCACCACCCTGGACCGGGTCAAGCCCGACGCGACGCTGCTCCCGGCCGGAGCCACGGTGCTGCGGGCGGCGAAGGACGACGACCGCAGCGCGCAGCTCTCCGAGGGCGAGGGCTGGACGCTGCTGGTCTCCCGCTGGAACCGGGGTGCGGACGTCACCGTGACGGCCACCGACGCGGACCTCGCGCAGCGGGTCCTGAAGGAGGCCACCGAAGGGGCGAAGGACGAGCCGGAGCCCCAGCCGGAGAACGTGACGATGGGGTTCTGGTACGTGTCGCCCCGGCGCGGCCCGCACCGGACGACCCGGCAGATCAGCGCGGGCACGTGGGACGAGGTCCGGCCCAACTACTCCGCGCCGGTGGCCGAGTCCATGGACCGGCTGATGAAGGTGACGCCCGACTCCATCGCCGGCCGTCTCCTGCTGCTGCACGGCCCGCCGGGCACCGGCAAGACGTCCGCGCTGCGGACCCTGGCCCGGTCCTGGCGGGACTGGTGCCAGGTGGACTGCGTGCTCGATCCGGAGCGGCTCTTCAACGACGTCGGCTACCTCATGGACATCGCCATCGGCGAGGACGAGGGCACGGCCAAGGGCCGCTGGCGGCTGCTGCTCCTGGAGGACTGCGACGAGCTGATCCGGGGCGAGGCGAAGCACACGGCGGGGCAGGCCCTGTCCCGGCTGCTGAACCTGACGGACGGCCTGCTCGGCCAGGGGCGCAACGTCCTGGTCGGGGTCACCACCAACGAGGACCTGGAGCGGCTCCACCCGGCCGTGGTCCGGCCGGGCCGCTGTCTGGCCCGGATCGAGGTCGGGCCGCTGAGCCGGTCCGAGTCGGTGGAGTGGCTGGGGCGCTCGGAGGACGTGCCGCGTGAGGGCGCGACGCTGGCGGAGCTGTTCGCCCTGCGCCGCGGCACGCCCTCGACGGAGCTCCCGGAACCCCGCACGGCGGGGGCGGGCCTGTATCTGTAG
- a CDS encoding GntR family transcriptional regulator: MTLTIAVDHESTTAPYEQLRAQISERARSGRLPVGYKLPTVRGLAEQLGLAANTVAKAYKALEADGVIETRGRHGTFVAAAGDAATRRAATAAAQYAEEARRLGLSREAAEAALNEALRAAYDN, translated from the coding sequence GTGACACTCACCATCGCCGTGGACCACGAATCCACCACCGCTCCGTACGAACAGCTGCGTGCCCAGATCTCGGAGCGGGCCCGGTCGGGCAGACTGCCGGTCGGATACAAGCTGCCGACGGTACGAGGGCTCGCGGAACAGCTGGGCCTCGCCGCGAACACGGTCGCCAAGGCGTACAAGGCGCTGGAGGCGGACGGGGTGATCGAGACGCGCGGGCGGCACGGCACCTTCGTCGCCGCCGCGGGGGACGCGGCGACCCGCCGGGCCGCCACCGCCGCCGCCCAGTACGCCGAGGAGGCCCGCCGCCTCGGCCTCAGCCGCGAGGCGGCCGAGGCGGCACTGAACGAGGCGCTGCGCGCGGCCTACGACAACTGA
- a CDS encoding GNAT family N-acetyltransferase translates to MTVIVRDVRAEDAADFARVRRAAIPFMLASAEQCAFDWAHAHPESHERPLVAVTEDGEVIGTAQQRIAHDAPEPGIGSVNVYVDPAHLGRGAGTLLLRAAEEHLAERGARTLYSWVLDAPENVAWAGRRGYSPSRSAYFLRLDLAAAGLPPLQAPPVGVELCTAEDFAADPRPLFELDAVTTADEPGDVGAELDDYEHWLATTWNHPLFDRALTTVAVVDGVPAAFSAAQTDGLGRYNSGMTGTAPSFRGRGLAKLAKNASLHRARAAGCAEAFTGNDTGNEPMLAINKWFGYEVCAREVRHVRTIG, encoded by the coding sequence ATGACAGTGATCGTCCGTGATGTACGGGCCGAGGACGCCGCGGATTTCGCCCGGGTCCGCCGTGCGGCCATCCCCTTCATGCTCGCGAGCGCCGAGCAGTGCGCGTTCGACTGGGCGCACGCCCATCCGGAGAGCCACGAACGTCCGCTCGTCGCCGTCACGGAGGACGGCGAGGTCATCGGGACGGCGCAGCAGCGGATCGCCCATGACGCCCCGGAGCCCGGGATCGGCTCGGTGAACGTGTACGTGGACCCGGCGCACCTCGGTCGTGGTGCCGGGACGCTGCTGCTGCGCGCCGCCGAGGAGCACCTCGCCGAGCGGGGTGCGCGGACCCTGTACAGCTGGGTCCTGGACGCCCCCGAGAACGTGGCCTGGGCCGGTCGGCGCGGGTACTCCCCCAGCCGTTCCGCGTACTTCCTCCGGCTCGACCTGGCCGCGGCCGGACTGCCGCCGCTCCAGGCGCCGCCCGTCGGTGTGGAGCTGTGTACGGCCGAGGACTTCGCGGCCGATCCGCGACCGCTGTTCGAGCTGGACGCGGTGACGACCGCCGACGAGCCGGGTGACGTGGGGGCGGAGCTGGACGATTACGAGCACTGGCTGGCGACCACCTGGAACCACCCGCTGTTCGACCGGGCGCTGACGACGGTCGCGGTCGTGGACGGCGTACCGGCCGCGTTCAGCGCGGCGCAGACGGACGGTCTGGGCCGGTACAACTCGGGGATGACGGGCACGGCCCCGTCGTTCCGGGGGCGTGGGCTCGCGAAGCTCGCCAAGAACGCGTCGCTGCACCGGGCGCGCGCCGCGGGCTGCGCGGAGGCGTTCACCGGGAACGACACCGGGAACGAGCCGATGCTCGCGATCAACAAGTGGTTCGGTTACGAGGTCTGCGCGCGGGAGGTACGGCATGTCCGGACGATCGGTTGA
- a CDS encoding DUF402 domain-containing protein — MSGRSVEVTLTKAGRTKIRYPAEVLAEDGARLSVRAPWAAEGVRDFGFVRFEPGDVFVEHYWRDRWFTVKEVWSAEGSLKGWYCDITRPAVIDGSGVVVEDLDLDLWVSADGSEVLRLDEDEFAASGLAASDPEAAACAVVALDELEVLGREGLVELLR, encoded by the coding sequence ATGTCCGGACGATCGGTTGAGGTCACCCTGACGAAGGCGGGCCGGACGAAGATCCGCTACCCGGCCGAGGTGCTCGCGGAGGACGGCGCCCGGCTCTCGGTGCGTGCCCCGTGGGCGGCCGAGGGGGTGCGGGACTTCGGCTTCGTACGGTTCGAGCCGGGCGATGTCTTCGTGGAGCACTACTGGCGCGACCGCTGGTTCACGGTCAAGGAGGTGTGGTCCGCCGAAGGCTCCCTCAAGGGCTGGTACTGCGACATCACCCGGCCGGCCGTGATCGACGGCTCGGGGGTGGTGGTCGAGGACCTGGACCTGGACCTGTGGGTGTCGGCGGACGGGAGCGAGGTGCTGCGGCTCGACGAGGACGAGTTCGCGGCGAGCGGGCTCGCCGCCTCCGACCCGGAGGCGGCGGCGTGTGCCGTGGTGGCCCTGGACGAGCTGGAGGTCCTGGGCCGCGAGGGCCTGGTGGAGCTGTTGCGCTAG
- a CDS encoding DUF6299 family protein, which produces MRVRLALAAGALLAATATAVAPLAHAGGGDGLSVYGYGTIGEDGTVTLSGTYHCLDDSAGPVFVSSALVQGNRSAGIGGTQAVCDGHLHEWVNTAVVKDPAYRPGAATVRAALTQLTTGDSGRPEPGTLAAEDAAVEMS; this is translated from the coding sequence ATGCGCGTCCGACTCGCCCTCGCCGCAGGCGCCCTGCTGGCCGCCACCGCCACGGCCGTCGCCCCCCTCGCCCACGCGGGAGGGGGCGACGGCCTCTCCGTCTACGGATACGGCACCATCGGCGAGGACGGCACGGTGACCCTCTCCGGCACCTACCACTGCCTCGACGACAGTGCGGGACCCGTCTTCGTCAGCTCCGCCCTCGTCCAGGGGAATCGTTCCGCCGGGATCGGCGGCACCCAGGCCGTCTGCGACGGACACCTCCACGAATGGGTCAACACCGCCGTCGTGAAGGATCCCGCCTACCGGCCCGGCGCGGCCACGGTGCGGGCCGCGCTCACGCAGCTCACCACCGGCGACAGCGGCCGTCCCGAACCCGGCACCCTCGCCGCCGAGGACGCGGCCGTCGAAATGAGCTGA
- a CDS encoding tripartite tricarboxylate transporter permease: MDSLNSLIDGFGTALTPMNLLWAAIGVLLGTAIGVLPGIGPAMAVALLLPVTYGLEPTGAFIMFAGIYYGAMFGGSTTSILLNTPGESAAVVAAIEGNPMAKAGRGAQALAAAAVGHFAGGMIGTVLLVVLAPTVAALAVGIGAPDYLALMVLAFIAVTSVLGSSRIRGLASLLIGLTIGLVGLDQMTGQQRLTFGSLQLADGVDVVIVAVGLFAIGEALWVAAHLRRSTGEAIPVGRPWLGRGDVKRTWKSWLRGPLIGFPFGAIPAGGAEIPTFLSYVTEKRLSKHKEEFGKGAIEGVAGPESAASASAAGTLVSMLTLGLPTTAVAAVMLAAFQQYGIQPGPLLFEREPELVWGLIASLFVGMVLLLALNLPLAPVWAKLLRIPRPYLYAGILFFAAVGAYAVGGEALDLVILLVIGLIGLGMRRYGLPVLPAVIGVILGPAAEQQLRRALQISDGSLAGLVNTPFSITVYTVVALLLAWPLLRKVTTGRAGR; the protein is encoded by the coding sequence ATGGATTCCCTGAACTCCCTCATCGACGGCTTCGGGACCGCCCTCACCCCGATGAACCTGCTGTGGGCCGCCATCGGCGTGCTCCTCGGCACCGCCATCGGCGTCCTGCCCGGCATCGGCCCCGCGATGGCCGTGGCCCTGCTGCTCCCGGTCACCTACGGGCTCGAACCGACCGGCGCGTTCATCATGTTCGCGGGCATCTACTACGGGGCCATGTTCGGCGGCTCCACCACCTCCATCCTCCTCAACACCCCGGGGGAGAGCGCGGCCGTCGTCGCCGCCATCGAGGGCAACCCGATGGCCAAGGCGGGCCGCGGCGCGCAGGCGCTCGCCGCCGCCGCCGTCGGGCACTTCGCCGGCGGCATGATCGGCACGGTCCTGCTCGTCGTCCTCGCCCCCACGGTCGCCGCGCTCGCCGTCGGCATCGGCGCCCCCGACTACCTGGCCCTGATGGTCCTCGCCTTCATCGCGGTGACCTCGGTCCTCGGCTCCTCCCGCATCCGGGGCCTCGCCTCGCTGCTCATCGGCCTCACCATCGGCCTGGTCGGCCTGGACCAGATGACCGGGCAGCAGCGCCTCACCTTCGGTTCGCTCCAGCTCGCCGACGGCGTCGACGTCGTCATCGTCGCGGTCGGTCTCTTCGCCATCGGCGAGGCCCTGTGGGTCGCCGCGCACCTGCGCCGCTCGACCGGCGAGGCCATCCCGGTCGGCCGCCCCTGGCTGGGCAGGGGCGATGTGAAGCGCACCTGGAAGTCCTGGCTGCGCGGCCCCCTCATCGGCTTCCCGTTCGGCGCGATCCCGGCCGGCGGCGCGGAGATCCCGACGTTCCTCTCGTACGTCACGGAGAAGCGCCTCTCCAAGCACAAGGAGGAGTTCGGCAAGGGTGCCATCGAGGGCGTGGCGGGTCCGGAGTCGGCGGCCTCGGCCTCGGCTGCCGGGACGCTCGTCTCCATGCTGACCCTGGGACTGCCGACGACGGCGGTCGCCGCCGTGATGCTGGCCGCGTTCCAGCAGTACGGCATCCAGCCCGGCCCGCTGCTGTTCGAGCGGGAACCCGAGCTGGTGTGGGGGCTCATCGCCTCGCTGTTCGTCGGCATGGTGCTGCTGCTCGCGCTCAACCTGCCGCTCGCGCCCGTCTGGGCCAAGCTGCTGCGCATCCCCCGCCCGTACCTCTACGCCGGCATCCTCTTCTTCGCCGCCGTCGGCGCGTACGCGGTGGGCGGCGAGGCGCTGGACCTGGTCATCCTGCTGGTCATCGGCCTGATCGGGCTCGGGATGCGGCGGTACGGGCTGCCGGTGCTGCCGGCCGTCATCGGGGTCATCCTCGGCCCGGCCGCCGAACAGCAGCTGCGCCGCGCCCTGCAGATCAGCGACGGCTCCCTGGCGGGCCTGGTGAACACGCCGTTCTCGATCACCGTGTACACGGTCGTCGCGCTGCTGCTCGCCTGGCCACTGCTGAGGAAGGTGACCACGGGTCGCGCAGGGCGGTGA
- a CDS encoding tripartite tricarboxylate transporter TctB family protein, translating into MKPTLPSWLRGRSELGVGVLLFALGVLVLTDALTLDTDLTGRGPVGPATVPLVVGCGLLVVAVLLSVDVLRGGRGEAEAGEDVDLTEPADWRTVLLLAGVFLAFAVLIGPAGFPVSGALLFWGSAYALGSRHFHRDPLIAACLSLLTYVVFDMLLGVPLPGGPLMGVI; encoded by the coding sequence GTGAAACCGACCCTGCCCTCCTGGCTCCGCGGCCGCTCCGAACTCGGCGTCGGCGTCCTGCTGTTCGCCCTCGGCGTCCTCGTCCTCACCGACGCCCTCACCCTCGACACCGACCTCACCGGCCGAGGTCCCGTCGGCCCCGCCACCGTCCCCCTCGTCGTCGGCTGCGGCCTCCTCGTCGTCGCCGTCCTCCTCTCCGTCGACGTCCTGCGCGGCGGACGCGGCGAGGCCGAGGCAGGCGAGGACGTCGACCTGACGGAGCCCGCCGACTGGCGCACCGTCCTCCTCCTCGCCGGAGTCTTCCTCGCCTTCGCCGTCCTCATCGGACCCGCCGGCTTCCCCGTCTCCGGTGCCCTGCTCTTCTGGGGTTCGGCCTACGCCCTCGGCAGCCGCCACTTCCACCGCGACCCGCTGATCGCGGCCTGCCTCTCGCTCCTCACCTACGTCGTCTTCGACATGCTGCTCGGCGTCCCGCTGCCCGGCGGTCCGCTGATGGGAGTGATCTGA
- a CDS encoding Bug family tripartite tricarboxylate transporter substrate binding protein, translating to MRLRTPFALLGAALLVLVGPPLLSTGSGSDSGTQIPGLRFMVPNTPGGGYDITARTAAKNAEEAGLTGDIEVFNLPGAGGTVGLTRLVGERGNGRLAMSMGLGVVGAVHTNETPRTLADTTPIARLTEEQDIVVVGKDSPYRTIHELLAAWKKDPGKLPVGGGSSPGGPDHLAPMLMAQAAGIAPKDVNYVPFDGGGELLASILGNKVGFGVSGVGEYLDQIKAGELRLLAVTGPKRVPGLDAPTLREAGLDTEFTNWRGIVAPPGLSDAEREKLVALVTELHDSPQWRESLKTHGWNDAFLPGEEFGIFLTEQDRRVGSVLKELGL from the coding sequence GTGCGGTTGCGCACCCCCTTCGCCCTCCTCGGGGCCGCTCTGCTCGTCCTGGTGGGTCCTCCGCTGCTCAGTACCGGCAGCGGCTCCGACTCCGGTACGCAGATACCCGGCCTGCGCTTCATGGTCCCCAACACCCCCGGCGGCGGCTACGACATCACCGCCCGAACCGCCGCCAAGAACGCCGAGGAGGCGGGCCTCACCGGAGACATCGAGGTCTTCAACCTGCCCGGCGCGGGCGGCACCGTCGGCCTCACCCGGCTCGTCGGCGAACGGGGCAACGGCCGTCTCGCCATGTCCATGGGCCTCGGCGTCGTCGGCGCCGTCCACACCAACGAGACCCCCAGAACCCTCGCCGACACCACCCCGATCGCCCGGCTCACCGAGGAGCAGGACATCGTCGTGGTCGGCAAGGACTCCCCGTACAGGACGATCCACGAGCTGCTCGCGGCCTGGAAGAAGGACCCCGGCAAGCTGCCCGTCGGCGGCGGCTCCTCGCCCGGCGGCCCCGACCACCTCGCCCCGATGCTGATGGCCCAGGCCGCCGGCATCGCCCCGAAGGACGTCAACTACGTCCCCTTCGACGGCGGCGGCGAACTCCTCGCCTCCATCCTCGGCAACAAGGTCGGCTTCGGCGTCTCGGGCGTCGGCGAGTACCTCGACCAGATCAAGGCCGGCGAACTGCGCCTCCTCGCCGTCACCGGCCCGAAGCGCGTCCCCGGCCTCGACGCCCCCACCCTCCGCGAGGCCGGCCTCGACACCGAGTTCACCAACTGGCGCGGCATCGTCGCCCCGCCCGGCCTCTCCGACGCCGAGCGCGAGAAGCTCGTGGCGCTGGTGACCGAACTGCACGACTCCCCGCAGTGGCGCGAGTCGCTGAAGACCCACGGCTGGAACGACGCCTTCCTGCCGGGCGAGGAGTTCGGCATCTTCCTCACCGAGCAGGACCGCCGCGTCGGTTCCGTCCTCAAGGAGCTCGGCCTGTGA
- a CDS encoding response regulator, whose amino-acid sequence MTNVLVVDDDFMVARLHCRYVSAVAGFTVSGVAHSGAEALRAAERLRPDLVLLDVFLPDMDGIRVLRELRAAGLATDALFITAARDVGTIREALRAGALHYLIKPFSQAALHEQLRHVASLRSRLDELDEARQEDVDQIFGTRPRGSRELPKGLAAHTADLVDSILRAHPEGLSATECAEAGSLSRVSARRYLEYFTETGRAEVTLRYGGTGRPERRYRRVG is encoded by the coding sequence GTGACGAACGTGCTGGTGGTGGACGACGACTTCATGGTCGCCAGACTGCACTGCCGCTATGTGTCGGCGGTGGCGGGCTTCACGGTGTCCGGGGTCGCGCACAGCGGCGCCGAGGCACTGCGGGCGGCGGAGCGGCTCCGGCCCGACCTGGTGCTGCTCGACGTCTTCCTGCCTGACATGGACGGCATCCGGGTGCTGCGGGAGCTGCGGGCGGCGGGCCTGGCCACGGACGCGCTGTTCATCACGGCGGCGCGGGACGTGGGCACGATCCGCGAGGCGCTGCGGGCGGGGGCGCTGCACTATCTGATCAAGCCGTTCAGCCAGGCGGCGCTGCACGAACAGCTCCGCCATGTCGCCTCGCTCCGCAGCCGCCTCGACGAACTGGACGAGGCCCGCCAGGAGGACGTCGACCAGATCTTCGGCACCCGCCCGCGCGGCTCCCGGGAACTCCCGAAGGGCCTCGCCGCCCACACCGCCGACCTGGTCGACTCGATCCTCCGCGCCCACCCGGAGGGCCTCTCGGCCACGGAATGCGCGGAAGCCGGCTCCCTCTCCCGCGTGAGCGCCCGCCGCTACCTGGAGTACTTCACGGAAACGGGCCGCGCGGAGGTGACACTGCGGTACGGAGGGACGGGGCGACCGGAGCGGCGGTACCGGCGGGTGGGGTGA